Proteins encoded in a region of the Acidobacteriota bacterium genome:
- a CDS encoding DUF349 domain-containing protein, which produces MGLLDKLKPQPRWKHADPAVRLDAVRELDDQVELAALAESDPDVRVRRAATARVSTPAALGRIAANDADAELRDRAADRLVALATRVLATDDAAGLELALSALGELSDPRRLSTIAKSDAAEPVTQAALTRLSGERALGSVARQARHASTAADALARLTDPNELVEVALHAVSAEIALAAFDRIAADGPGVAQLRAIESAAHKNVARKARTMIQELEAAEAARLAAVEDRRRRASALCDAVEQVGSLTDVAAARAELARVVDAWKALAIGEPELVERFQRGQAAADVCLTRREREAAEAADLRRLRAEAIATRDALCARVETLDGDDALEQLIPIEEEWRSLLPLVGNGPEADRLAERFAQAVAACRKRHEMGALLAEQRAALEALVAEAERLPADDAGALPRWDTLSREARGVAAVLNDSGRPAADLLNRLAVVAERFDALAKARQAAIDAAAEQARQAVLNQFRHLTERAKRAAEADSITLREGERLIRDITAAFDTAARAAAWHEIDEAVARLRALQEQIAPRVRELREMDEWRRFANGQRQEQLIAMAEAIVGSLRGDEEAGRPSDLAATARALRELHTKWQEVAEAPRQNAQRLWDRFRAATDFIRARCETHFAKQREERRAALDRKKEIVEAAETLATSQDWTKTAETLQQLQAEWQTLGPVPREIGRELSQRFRTACSTFFTRRREDLTDRKKAWTENLAAKETLCAQAEALAESTDWEAVGAEMKRLQAAWKTIGPVRRSRSEAIWNRFRSAADTFFTRYHNRHEITLNAKLAEREALVVELESIANNDPTALPADLSDRVQQLRTTWNRSVPIPAPGMRVLNDRWQTAIGRVVMLAPQVFAGTDLDPTAVLRKMEKLVARVESFLGDITDQPAGLSPTEMLAAKLRSALASNAIGGRASDDAKWRAAADAVKEAQAAWQRLPPVAEPEARVLSARFREACRQITDRSRRQASPNRRPQEREVAAV; this is translated from the coding sequence ATGGGACTTCTCGACAAGCTGAAGCCGCAACCCCGTTGGAAGCACGCGGATCCGGCCGTCAGGCTGGACGCCGTCCGCGAACTGGACGATCAGGTGGAGCTCGCCGCCCTGGCGGAGTCCGACCCAGACGTCCGCGTGAGGCGGGCCGCGACGGCACGCGTATCGACGCCCGCGGCACTCGGCCGGATCGCGGCGAACGATGCGGATGCCGAGCTGCGTGACCGCGCGGCCGATCGGCTCGTCGCGCTGGCGACGCGCGTCCTCGCAACCGACGATGCGGCCGGCCTGGAACTGGCCTTGTCCGCGCTCGGCGAGCTGTCCGACCCGCGACGGTTGTCGACGATCGCCAAGAGCGATGCCGCCGAGCCGGTGACGCAGGCGGCGCTCACTCGACTGTCGGGCGAACGTGCCCTCGGCTCGGTCGCACGGCAGGCGCGGCATGCATCGACGGCCGCCGACGCGCTCGCTCGGCTCACCGATCCAAACGAGCTCGTCGAGGTCGCGCTCCACGCGGTGTCGGCCGAGATCGCGCTCGCCGCGTTCGACCGCATCGCTGCCGACGGCCCAGGCGTTGCGCAGCTCCGCGCCATCGAATCCGCTGCCCACAAGAACGTCGCCCGCAAGGCGCGCACCATGATTCAGGAACTCGAAGCGGCCGAAGCCGCCCGCCTCGCCGCCGTCGAAGATCGCCGCCGCCGCGCGTCCGCCCTCTGCGACGCGGTCGAGCAGGTCGGCAGCCTGACGGACGTCGCCGCCGCGCGAGCCGAGCTCGCGCGCGTGGTTGACGCGTGGAAGGCCCTGGCGATCGGTGAGCCCGAGCTCGTCGAACGATTCCAGCGCGGTCAGGCCGCCGCCGACGTCTGCCTGACGCGCCGCGAACGCGAAGCCGCCGAAGCGGCCGACCTGCGCCGGCTGCGAGCCGAGGCGATCGCCACGCGCGACGCGCTCTGCGCGCGCGTCGAGACGCTCGACGGCGACGACGCGCTCGAGCAGTTGATTCCAATCGAAGAAGAATGGCGATCGCTCCTGCCGCTCGTCGGCAACGGCCCGGAGGCCGACCGACTGGCGGAGCGCTTCGCCCAGGCGGTCGCCGCGTGCCGCAAGCGGCACGAGATGGGCGCCCTGCTCGCGGAACAGCGCGCCGCCCTGGAGGCGCTCGTCGCCGAAGCCGAAAGGCTCCCGGCCGACGACGCGGGCGCGCTGCCGCGGTGGGACACGCTCAGCCGCGAGGCACGCGGCGTCGCCGCCGTCTTGAACGATTCCGGCCGGCCCGCCGCCGATCTTCTCAACAGGCTCGCCGTCGTCGCCGAGCGGTTCGACGCGCTGGCCAAAGCCCGGCAAGCCGCGATCGATGCCGCCGCCGAACAGGCCCGCCAGGCGGTGCTCAACCAGTTCCGCCATCTGACCGAGCGCGCCAAGCGCGCCGCCGAAGCCGATTCGATCACCCTTCGCGAAGGCGAGCGCCTCATCCGCGACATCACGGCCGCGTTCGACACCGCGGCGCGCGCCGCGGCGTGGCACGAGATCGACGAGGCCGTCGCGCGGCTGCGGGCGCTGCAGGAGCAGATTGCGCCGCGCGTGCGCGAGCTGCGCGAGATGGACGAGTGGCGCCGCTTCGCGAACGGCCAGCGCCAGGAGCAGCTCATCGCGATGGCCGAGGCGATTGTCGGCTCGCTTCGCGGCGACGAGGAGGCCGGCAGGCCGTCCGATCTCGCCGCCACCGCCCGCGCCTTGCGCGAGCTGCACACCAAATGGCAGGAAGTTGCCGAAGCCCCTCGTCAAAACGCCCAGCGGCTGTGGGATCGCTTCCGCGCGGCGACCGACTTCATCCGCGCGCGCTGTGAAACCCACTTCGCCAAGCAGCGCGAAGAGCGGCGCGCGGCGCTCGATCGTAAGAAGGAGATCGTCGAGGCAGCCGAAACGCTCGCCACGTCACAGGATTGGACGAAGACGGCCGAAACGCTGCAGCAGTTGCAGGCGGAGTGGCAGACGCTCGGTCCCGTGCCGCGCGAGATCGGCCGCGAGCTTTCGCAGCGTTTCCGGACGGCGTGCAGCACGTTCTTCACGCGCCGCCGCGAAGACCTCACGGACCGCAAGAAGGCGTGGACGGAGAATCTGGCGGCGAAGGAAACCCTGTGCGCCCAGGCCGAAGCGCTGGCCGAATCCACCGACTGGGAGGCCGTCGGGGCCGAGATGAAGAGGCTGCAGGCCGCGTGGAAGACGATCGGCCCGGTGCGCCGCAGCCGCTCCGAGGCGATCTGGAACCGTTTCCGGTCGGCCGCCGACACGTTCTTCACGCGCTATCACAATCGCCACGAGATCACGCTCAACGCCAAGCTCGCCGAGCGGGAAGCGCTCGTCGTCGAGCTCGAATCGATCGCCAACAACGATCCGACCGCGCTGCCGGCCGATCTGTCGGACCGGGTGCAGCAACTGCGCACCACCTGGAATCGCAGCGTGCCGATTCCCGCTCCAGGCATGCGCGTCCTGAACGATCGCTGGCAGACGGCCATCGGGCGCGTCGTGATGCTCGCCCCGCAGGTCTTCGCCGGCACGGATCTCGATCCGACGGCCGTGCTTCGGAAGATGGAGAAGCTCGTCGCGCGCGTCGAGTCGTTCCTCGGCGACATCACGGATCAGCCGGCCGGCCTGTCGCCGACCGAGATGCTGGCCGCCAAGCTCCGCTCGGCGCTCGCGTCCAACGCCATCGGCGGCCGCGCCAGCGACGACGCGAAGTGGCGTGCCGCAGCCGACGCCGTCAAAGAGGCACAGGCCGCGTGGCAGCGTCTGCCGCCGGTCGCCGAACCGGAAGCGCGCGTGCTGAGCGCCCGGTTCCGCGAGGCGTGCCGCCAGATCACCGATCGGTCGCGCCGCCAGGCCTCGCCGAATCGGCGGCCTCAGGAGCGCGAAGTCGCGGCGGTGTGA
- a CDS encoding amidohydrolase family protein, whose translation MADAHCHFFSAGFFQALGREAGVGDADVALPRQLDWDSPGDAAALADRWAAELDRHDVQRAMLIASAPGDEDSVAVAVRRHPTRIAGAFMVHPGMTDLVERLDRAFGEQRLSTACLFPAMHHVAVDDARTAVVFEAARRYGRAVFVHCGTLTVGIRGRLGLPSRFDLRLGDPLAVAAVAVRYPEVPVIVPHFGAGMLREALMAAAAAPNVLLDTSSSNSWIRFHPNLTLRDVFARALDVVSASRLLFGTDSSFFPRGWHRAVYDAQRAVLTDLGVSRDDQDLIFGGNFARLFGTPRE comes from the coding sequence ATTGCCGACGCACACTGCCACTTCTTCTCTGCCGGGTTCTTTCAGGCGCTGGGTCGCGAAGCTGGCGTCGGCGACGCCGACGTCGCGCTGCCGCGTCAGCTCGACTGGGATTCGCCGGGCGATGCCGCGGCCCTCGCGGATCGATGGGCCGCCGAGCTCGATCGGCACGACGTTCAACGCGCGATGCTCATCGCCAGCGCGCCTGGCGACGAGGACTCCGTGGCCGTCGCCGTCCGCCGGCACCCGACCCGCATCGCCGGCGCCTTCATGGTCCATCCAGGAATGACGGACCTCGTCGAGCGGCTCGATCGCGCGTTCGGCGAACAGCGGCTCTCGACGGCCTGTCTCTTTCCCGCGATGCACCACGTCGCGGTCGACGATGCGCGAACGGCGGTCGTGTTCGAGGCGGCGCGCCGGTACGGCCGCGCGGTGTTCGTGCATTGCGGGACGCTCACGGTGGGCATTCGCGGGAGGCTGGGGCTGCCGAGTCGGTTCGACCTGCGGCTCGGCGATCCGTTGGCCGTGGCGGCGGTCGCGGTCCGCTATCCGGAGGTGCCCGTGATCGTCCCGCACTTCGGCGCCGGCATGCTGCGGGAGGCGCTCATGGCCGCCGCCGCGGCGCCGAACGTGCTGCTCGACACGTCCAGCTCGAACAGTTGGATCCGATTCCACCCGAACCTGACGCTGCGCGACGTCTTCGCCCGCGCGCTCGACGTGGTCAGCGCGTCACGGCTGCTGTTCGGCACCGATTCGTCGTTCTTTCCGCGAGGCTGGCATCGCGCCGTGTACGACGCGCAACGCGCGGTGCTGACCGACCTCGGCGTCAGCCGGGACGATCAGGATCTCATCTTCGGCGGGAACTTCGCTCGGCTCTTCGGTACGCCGCGCGAGTAG
- a CDS encoding MFS transporter, whose protein sequence is MSERLFTPRFVTMFCYSFTVFVSVFQLLPAAPYRVLALGGSTAVAGLFQGVLTFSSAASAAFTGPITDRLGHRPVLIVVSLVLAGVTGSYAFVASNTLLLVVAFGHGLIWSALLSASGAYMTATIPESRRAEGLSYWGLASVMAIGAAPALGFWVYSHGWAVLCAELAALNLLMAGIAWFLPDDRIAPRTSARAALKRAPRHLVRHGPVALIRTHVEWRVLLLSIAMALVTFGWGSLTSFSALFADELGVAPRSLFLTAMATATLFARVTVGRTLDRLGHRRVLLWCFLAPPAGLVLLALAHDQLGMLVAGLVFGAGFGLTHPAYTAFVLGHVAPARRGAAFGAMLAAFDTGIGVGSALMGWFVHAHGFRPAFGIAALLAALALPYFVFAEQRLGFRFAIATEDATS, encoded by the coding sequence ATGTCCGAGCGGCTGTTCACGCCCAGGTTCGTGACGATGTTCTGCTACAGCTTCACCGTCTTCGTCTCGGTGTTCCAACTGCTGCCGGCCGCGCCGTATCGCGTGCTCGCACTCGGCGGGTCGACCGCCGTCGCCGGTCTGTTCCAGGGCGTCCTGACGTTCTCGTCGGCCGCATCGGCGGCCTTCACGGGCCCGATTACCGATCGACTCGGCCACCGGCCGGTGCTGATCGTCGTGAGCCTCGTGCTGGCGGGCGTTACCGGCAGCTATGCGTTCGTCGCCAGCAACACCCTGCTGCTCGTCGTCGCGTTCGGCCATGGCCTGATCTGGTCGGCGCTCTTGTCGGCGTCTGGCGCCTACATGACGGCGACCATTCCCGAGAGCCGCCGCGCCGAAGGACTGAGCTACTGGGGGTTGGCCTCGGTCATGGCGATCGGCGCCGCACCCGCGCTCGGCTTCTGGGTCTACAGCCATGGCTGGGCCGTGCTCTGTGCGGAGCTCGCGGCGCTCAACCTCCTGATGGCTGGAATCGCCTGGTTCCTGCCCGACGATCGAATCGCGCCGAGGACGAGCGCGCGCGCGGCGTTGAAGCGCGCGCCGCGGCATCTGGTGCGACACGGCCCGGTCGCGCTGATTCGGACGCACGTCGAGTGGCGCGTCCTGCTCCTGTCGATTGCGATGGCGCTCGTGACGTTCGGCTGGGGATCGCTCACGAGCTTCTCGGCGCTCTTCGCGGATGAGCTCGGCGTCGCACCGCGCAGCCTTTTCCTGACCGCCATGGCGACCGCGACGCTCTTCGCGCGCGTAACGGTGGGCCGCACGCTGGATCGACTCGGCCACCGCCGCGTCCTGCTCTGGTGCTTCCTCGCGCCGCCGGCGGGCCTGGTGCTGCTCGCGCTGGCCCACGATCAGCTCGGCATGCTCGTCGCCGGCCTCGTGTTCGGCGCCGGCTTCGGCCTGACGCATCCGGCCTACACGGCGTTCGTCCTCGGGCACGTCGCGCCGGCTCGGCGGGGCGCCGCGTTCGGCGCCATGCTCGCGGCTTTCGACACCGGCATCGGCGTGGGCTCCGCGCTGATGGGCTGGTTCGTCCACGCCCACGGCTTTCGACCCGCCTTCGGCATCGCGGCGCTGCTGGCGGCCCTCGCGCTGCCGTACTTCGTGTTCGCCGAACAGCGGCTGGGTTTCCGTTTCGCCATCGCAACCGAGGACGCAACGTCATGA
- a CDS encoding (2Fe-2S)-binding protein: MSALFAHLATYGPDDWSRAVETLAAEGHPVDRNATRIWFAFFPLELHELVASAPDRDAAARKLGLMGSWRLADQIDTSHRFFYAHRYWPQVKGAIEAAAAPFPQDLTALARNVADVAARRSRLDREFLLGFALAGLMTLRQAGPEAFAAAPGKVALSDKARAMSALQVLKRRARDDWQGLLGFTRGLKKRWTVTFDENDPDAKFTVLEGQELASGAQSDPRDYRSRDLRCTPGEGPIPVECRAASCGTCWVGVLGGAEKLSPVVDRDERRRMRVFGYPSTDEERPLIRLACQARASGAVSIVIPPWNGMLGAYLSRRS, translated from the coding sequence ATGTCAGCGCTGTTCGCCCACCTCGCGACGTATGGCCCCGACGACTGGAGCCGCGCCGTGGAGACGCTCGCGGCCGAAGGCCATCCGGTCGATCGCAACGCGACGCGGATCTGGTTCGCGTTCTTCCCGCTCGAGCTGCACGAGCTCGTCGCCAGCGCGCCCGATCGCGACGCCGCCGCGCGGAAGCTCGGGCTGATGGGGTCGTGGCGGCTGGCGGACCAGATCGACACGTCGCATCGGTTCTTCTACGCGCACCGTTACTGGCCCCAGGTGAAGGGCGCGATCGAGGCGGCCGCGGCGCCGTTCCCTCAGGACCTCACGGCCCTGGCACGCAACGTCGCCGACGTCGCAGCCCGCCGGTCCCGGCTCGATCGCGAGTTCCTGCTGGGCTTTGCGCTCGCCGGCCTGATGACGCTGCGGCAGGCCGGGCCCGAGGCGTTCGCCGCGGCGCCGGGGAAGGTCGCGCTCAGCGACAAAGCCCGCGCGATGTCCGCGCTGCAGGTGCTGAAGCGGCGCGCTCGCGACGACTGGCAGGGCCTGCTCGGGTTCACCCGCGGCCTCAAGAAGCGGTGGACCGTCACGTTCGACGAAAACGATCCGGACGCGAAGTTCACGGTCCTCGAAGGTCAGGAGCTGGCGTCGGGTGCGCAGAGCGATCCGCGCGACTATCGCTCGAGGGATTTGCGATGTACGCCCGGCGAGGGCCCGATTCCGGTCGAGTGCCGGGCGGCGTCGTGCGGGACGTGCTGGGTCGGCGTGCTCGGCGGGGCCGAGAAGCTGTCGCCGGTCGTCGATCGGGACGAACGCCGCCGGATGCGCGTGTTCGGCTACCCGAGCACCGACGAGGAGCGGCCGTTGATCCGGCTCGCGTGCCAGGCGCGGGCCTCGGGCGCCGTCTCGATCGTCATTCCGCCGTGGAACGGGATGCTGGGGGCTTACCTTTCCCGGCGCTCGTGA
- a CDS encoding MBL fold metallo-hydrolase, protein MTLTFLGAARTVTGSKHLLEVNGARVLVDCGLFQGLKELRLRNWAPLPVNATGITSVVLTHAHLDHCGYLPRLVNQGFRGRIFCTPATAELTRIVLADAARLQEEDAERANRKGYTKHHPALPLFTMEDASRAMALLQPVGYERPVPVAPGVQAEFLNAGHLLGSSYARVVVESTGRTLLFGGDLGRYNRPVLPDPTPVAHADLLLLESTYGDRLHEADDDGERFAGIVRTTLERGGRLLIPAFALGRVEELLYWVTRLERERRIPTVPVYVDSPMAASVLATYRARVEELDPDIAGPLGETDRAKAFRDMCAFCASELKVVVSIAESRAIQESRAPAIIISASGMATGGRVLHHLARELPDARNTILFAGYQAVGTRGRALVDGAKYTKIHGQDIPVAARIERLDAMSAHADANEILRWLRGFERPPSLTCLVHGEPSAMDALKARIERELGWTIRTPAHQEKIELG, encoded by the coding sequence GTGACACTGACTTTTCTGGGCGCGGCGCGCACGGTCACCGGGTCGAAGCATCTGCTCGAGGTGAACGGTGCGCGCGTGCTCGTCGACTGCGGTCTCTTCCAGGGCCTCAAGGAGCTGCGCCTGCGCAACTGGGCGCCGCTGCCGGTCAACGCGACCGGCATCACGTCGGTGGTGCTGACGCACGCGCACCTCGATCACTGCGGCTACCTGCCGCGCCTGGTCAACCAGGGATTCCGCGGCCGGATCTTCTGCACGCCGGCCACGGCCGAGTTGACGCGCATCGTGCTCGCCGATGCCGCGCGGCTCCAGGAAGAGGACGCCGAGCGCGCGAACCGGAAGGGCTACACGAAGCACCATCCCGCGCTTCCGCTGTTCACGATGGAGGACGCGAGCCGTGCGATGGCGCTCCTCCAGCCGGTCGGTTACGAGCGGCCGGTACCGGTCGCGCCAGGCGTGCAAGCGGAGTTCCTCAATGCCGGCCACCTGCTCGGCTCCTCCTACGCGCGCGTCGTCGTCGAGTCCACCGGCCGCACGCTGCTCTTCGGCGGCGATCTCGGCCGGTACAACCGGCCGGTGCTTCCCGATCCCACGCCGGTCGCACACGCCGACCTGCTGCTGCTCGAATCGACGTACGGCGATCGCCTGCACGAGGCCGACGACGACGGCGAGCGCTTCGCCGGCATCGTGAGGACGACGCTCGAGCGCGGCGGACGCCTGCTGATTCCGGCGTTCGCGCTGGGCCGGGTCGAGGAGCTGCTGTACTGGGTCACGCGGCTGGAGCGGGAGCGGCGCATTCCGACCGTGCCCGTGTACGTCGACAGCCCGATGGCCGCGTCGGTCTTGGCCACGTACCGCGCGCGCGTCGAAGAGCTCGACCCCGACATCGCCGGCCCGCTCGGCGAGACCGACCGCGCGAAGGCCTTTCGGGACATGTGCGCATTCTGCGCGTCCGAGCTGAAGGTCGTCGTCTCGATTGCCGAATCGCGCGCGATTCAGGAGTCGCGCGCGCCGGCCATCATCATCTCGGCGAGCGGCATGGCCACCGGCGGGCGCGTGCTGCACCACCTCGCACGCGAGCTGCCGGACGCGCGCAACACGATCCTGTTCGCCGGCTACCAAGCCGTCGGCACGCGCGGCCGCGCGCTCGTCGACGGCGCCAAGTACACGAAGATCCACGGGCAGGACATCCCGGTCGCGGCGCGAATCGAGCGTCTCGACGCGATGTCCGCGCATGCCGACGCGAACGAGATCCTCCGCTGGCTACGCGGTTTCGAGCGCCCGCCGTCGCTCACGTGCCTCGTGCACGGTGAGCCGTCGGCCATGGACGCGCTCAAGGCGAGGATCGAGAGGGAACTGGGCTGGACGATCCGCACGCCGGCGCACCAGGAGAAGATCGAGCTCGGATGA